TTAAAAAAAATTCAAGAAGATATGCTAAAAGACAAATAACTTGGTTTAAAAAAGATAAAGATTATGTAGTATTGGACATTGATAAAATGTCAGAAGAGGAAATAATATCAGAGATTCAAAAGCTTTATTCATCAAAGGTATATTAATAATTAACTTGATAAATATTATCAGTTATGATATCATAAAATAGTATTTAATGGGAGTTACACCTATGAAAAAAATAGTAGTTTTTTTTGCTTTAATTTTTTTATTTATCTCTTGTTCAAACAATCAAGTAAAGATTGGAGATGAAAATATAAATAGTTTTTTAAGGGACATTAAGGTGAATATTAAGAATAATAATATTTCAGCTATTGAGAATGATTTTGAACAGAGTATTTATAATAGAAAAACAATAGAAGAGTTGAAAAAATATAATTTTAAAAATGCAAACATAGTATTTGGTAAAACTAAAATAACAGGGACACATGCTGAAAATATTATAGGTTTTGTTTTTTCAGAAGAAGTTATTTATTTACATGGAAAATATAAGCTTGTAAAAGGAAAATGGAAAATAGAGAGGGTGGAAGATGGGAGAAAAAATATTGAAAAAGAATGAAATAAAACTTCTTGTTTCTTCAGCTTTAGAAAATCTTTCCGTTATTAGATCATTAATAAAAACTTATTTAAATCTTCACAATATAGAAGATAGAAATATTATGGAGATTTTGACAATAGTGGATGAACTTGCAACAAATGTTGTAGAACACGGGTATCAATATCAACCTGGAGAGTTAATAATCACAGTTGAAAAGGATAATAATATTATAAGGTTGGTAGTAGAAGATAATGGGATTGGTTTTGATGATGAGAAATTAAGCAAAGAAGAAGGCGGAATGGGTCTAAAGATAGCAAAAAAAATGTCAGATAACTTTAAAATTGAGAAAAAGCTAAATGGAACTAAATTTAAAGTTGAAAAAAAAATTAAGGAGGGTAATTAACAATATGGATGCGAATTTCAATATATTAGAAAGAAAAGAAGGAGAAGTTGTTGTAATAGAAGTAGCTGGAGAACTAGATGCTTTAGTAGCCCCTAAATTAAAAGAAAAAATTTCAAAGGAAATGGAAAATGGGGAAACTAAGTTTATTATAAATTTTAAAGAATTAGTTCACATTAATAGTTTGGCAATGGGAATATTAAGAGGAAAATTAAAATCTACAAAGGAAATAGGTGGAGATATAAAGCTTTCAAACTTAAACGACCATATTAAATCTATATTTGAAATGATTGGGTTAGATGAAATATTTGAAATATTTGAAAACGAAAAAGAGGCTTTAGATAGCTTTAAAAAATAAATAAGGAAGTGAATATATGGGTTATGCACTAGGGATAGGTACTGGGATACTAGGATTCGCAATAATTTTTGCTATAGTATACAAAAAATCAACAATAGATAAAAAAATATTAGAATTAAGAGATATGGAAGATGAGCAATTAAAAGCTCAAATAAAATCAAAAGAAATAATAAAGAATGCTGAGGCAGAAGCAAATATTTTAAGAAAAGATATAGAATTAAAGGCTAAAGAAACAATTTTTCATTTAAAAGAAGAAGCAGATAAAGAAATAAAAATAGCTAAAAATGAGATGCTTCAAAAAGATTTAAGATTAACAAAGAAAGAAGAAAACTTAGATAACAAATTAGAAAAAATAGAGGAAAAAACTTCTCGTTTAGAAGAAAAATCAAAAGAATTAGAAACTAAAAGCCTTGAAATTGGAAAATTAATAGAGAGAGAAGAAAATGAATTAGAAAGAATTTCAGGACTTTCAAAGGAAGAAGCTAAAGAATTATTAATTGTTAAATTAAAGGATAATTTAGTTCATGAATCAGCTGTTGCAATAAAAGAATATGAAGCTAGATTAAAAGAAACTAAAGACAATATTTCCAAAAGAATACTTTCAACTGTTATAGGAAAAGCAGCATCTGAATATGTTGTAGATTCAACAGTATCAGTTGTTAATCTTCCAAACGATGAAATGAAAGGAAGAATCATAGGTAGAGAAGGAAGAAATATAAGAACAATAGAAACTTTAACAGGGGTAGATATAATAATAGATGACACTCCAGAAGCAGTGGTTCTTTCAAGTTACGATGGTGTTAAGAGAGAAATAGCAAAAAGAGCTATCGAAAAATTAATAGCTGATGGTAGAATACATCCGGGAAAAATTGAAGAATTAGTTAATAAATCTAAAAAAGAAATTGAAAAAGATATATTAGAAGCAGGGGAACAAGCTTTAATAGAAGTTGGAGTACAAGGTGTACATCCTGAAATAATAAAAGTATTAGGTAGATTAAAATATAGAACAAGTTATGGACAAAATGTATTAGTGCATTCAATAGAAGTAGCTAAGTTAGCATCAAATTTAGCAGCTGAATTAGGAGCAAATACTAAACTTGCAAAAAGAGCAGGATTGTTACATGATATAGGTAAAGTTTTAACACATGAAACAGAATCTTCTCACGCAATTATAGGTGCAGAATTCTTAAAGAAATATGGAGAAAAAGAACCAGTTATAAATGCAGTTAAGGCTCATCATAACGAAGTTGAACCAAGTACTGTGGAAGCTGTATTAGTTCAAGCTGGAGACGCTGTGTCAGCATCAAGACCAGGAGCTAGAATGGAAACACTATCATCTTACTTAAAAAGATTATCAGATTTAGAAGAAATTGCTAAATCTTTTAAAGGTGTAGAATCATCTTATGCTATACAAGCTGGAAGAGAAATTAGAATCATAATTAATCCAGATGTTGTAAATGATGATGAAGCAACAGTTATGGCAAGGGATATGGCTAAAAAAATAGAAGAAACTATGCAATATCCAGGACAAATAAGAGTTACTATTTTAAGAGAAACTAGAGCAACAGAATATGCAAAATAAATAAGAAAATAAGGAGAGTATTTAGATACTCTCTTTTTTTATTTAAAGGATTTTGATTTTAATATAAAAAATGTTATAATTGTGGAGCATAATATAAAATTTTAAAATAGAAAGAAGGAAGTATGAGAGTATTAGTAGTTGGAGATATAGTAGGAAGACCAGGAAGAAAAACATTTGAGAAATATGTTAGAAATTTTAAGGAAAAGTATGACTTTATAGTAGCTAATGGAGAAAACTCTGCAGCAGGATTTGGAATAACATCAAAAATAGCTGAAGAATTTTATGCTTTAG
Above is a window of Fusobacterium sp. IOR10 DNA encoding:
- a CDS encoding ATP-binding protein, which gives rise to MKKNEIKLLVSSALENLSVIRSLIKTYLNLHNIEDRNIMEILTIVDELATNVVEHGYQYQPGELIITVEKDNNIIRLVVEDNGIGFDDEKLSKEEGGMGLKIAKKMSDNFKIEKKLNGTKFKVEKKIKEGN
- the rny gene encoding ribonuclease Y; protein product: MGYALGIGTGILGFAIIFAIVYKKSTIDKKILELRDMEDEQLKAQIKSKEIIKNAEAEANILRKDIELKAKETIFHLKEEADKEIKIAKNEMLQKDLRLTKKEENLDNKLEKIEEKTSRLEEKSKELETKSLEIGKLIEREENELERISGLSKEEAKELLIVKLKDNLVHESAVAIKEYEARLKETKDNISKRILSTVIGKAASEYVVDSTVSVVNLPNDEMKGRIIGREGRNIRTIETLTGVDIIIDDTPEAVVLSSYDGVKREIAKRAIEKLIADGRIHPGKIEELVNKSKKEIEKDILEAGEQALIEVGVQGVHPEIIKVLGRLKYRTSYGQNVLVHSIEVAKLASNLAAELGANTKLAKRAGLLHDIGKVLTHETESSHAIIGAEFLKKYGEKEPVINAVKAHHNEVEPSTVEAVLVQAGDAVSASRPGARMETLSSYLKRLSDLEEIAKSFKGVESSYAIQAGREIRIIINPDVVNDDEATVMARDMAKKIEETMQYPGQIRVTILRETRATEYAK
- a CDS encoding STAS domain-containing protein: MDANFNILERKEGEVVVIEVAGELDALVAPKLKEKISKEMENGETKFIINFKELVHINSLAMGILRGKLKSTKEIGGDIKLSNLNDHIKSIFEMIGLDEIFEIFENEKEALDSFKK